Proteins from a genomic interval of Nostoc sp. TCL240-02:
- a CDS encoding cell wall metabolism sensor histidine kinase WalK, giving the protein MLLLGFFLGLAVGIGFWIWQQVQLNRYLGRLFRPLTSHSDKMGLLLIPGLWQEIAMVKLQRQDLQQSLQTYQDLLDFAPVGYLQVDEENQLLWCNRQAQEILYLQRWQPEEVRLLLELVRSYELDHLIEQTRDWQKPQTGEWIFHPSCDDAAEMQTIKSLALRASSLPLPNGQVGVFLENRQPLLDINQVRDRSFSDLAHELRTPLTSIRLVVETLQIRLEPPLNRWVNRLMQEVDRLINLVQSWLDLTQMEANPTMQLQAKAVELRSLVTSVWETLEPLAQRQHLSLSYSGPENLWIKADQARIFQVFLNLLDNSIKYSPPSTSIRVEAKILSIKDNDQASPILEINLIDSGVGFSEADLPHVFERFYRGDKARTHSPQDSNSIGAIVGNGLGLAIVEQILIAHGGSIKAMNHPETGGAWMQLQFPEVMANSLSQDYS; this is encoded by the coding sequence ATGCTTTTATTGGGATTTTTTCTAGGTTTAGCAGTAGGCATTGGGTTTTGGATTTGGCAACAGGTTCAACTTAACCGCTACCTGGGGCGCTTATTCCGACCGTTAACCTCGCATTCTGACAAGATGGGACTGCTGCTGATTCCTGGGTTATGGCAGGAAATAGCGATGGTGAAACTGCAACGGCAAGATTTGCAGCAGTCATTGCAAACTTACCAAGACTTGCTAGATTTTGCACCAGTGGGATATTTGCAGGTAGATGAGGAAAATCAGCTGCTGTGGTGTAATCGGCAGGCGCAGGAAATTTTGTATCTGCAAAGGTGGCAACCAGAAGAAGTACGCTTACTACTAGAGTTAGTACGGTCTTACGAACTTGACCATTTAATTGAGCAAACTCGTGATTGGCAAAAACCACAAACGGGAGAATGGATATTTCATCCATCTTGTGATGATGCGGCAGAGATGCAAACAATAAAATCTCTGGCTTTGCGGGCATCTAGTTTGCCTTTACCCAATGGACAAGTAGGAGTATTTTTAGAAAATCGTCAACCCCTATTAGACATAAATCAAGTACGCGATCGCTCTTTTTCTGATTTAGCCCACGAACTCAGAACGCCCTTGACTTCGATTCGCTTGGTGGTGGAAACTTTACAAATCCGCTTGGAACCGCCTCTAAATCGCTGGGTTAACCGTTTGATGCAGGAAGTCGATCGGCTGATTAACTTAGTGCAAAGCTGGTTAGACCTGACCCAAATGGAAGCAAACCCAACCATGCAATTGCAAGCCAAAGCTGTAGAATTGCGATCGCTAGTTACATCTGTGTGGGAAACACTAGAACCGTTAGCACAGCGCCAACATCTATCTCTTTCTTATTCTGGCCCAGAAAATCTTTGGATTAAAGCAGATCAAGCTCGGATTTTCCAAGTTTTTCTTAACTTGCTAGACAACAGTATTAAATATAGTCCTCCTTCTACAAGCATTCGTGTTGAAGCGAAAATTTTATCAATAAAAGATAATGATCAGGCTTCTCCAATTCTAGAAATAAATCTTATTGATTCTGGAGTCGGGTTTTCTGAGGCAGATTTACCACACGTTTTTGAGCGATTTTATCGAGGAGATAAGGCGCGAACCCATTCCCCACAAGATAGTAACTCCATCGGGGCGATCGTTGGCAATGGATTAGGATTAGCGATCGTTGAGCAAATTCTGATCGCCCACGGTGGCTCAATCAAAGCTATGAACCATCCAGAAACCGGTGGTGCGTGGATGCAACTTCAATTTCCTGAAGTTATGGCAAACTCCTTAAGCCAAGACTATAGTTAG
- the phoU gene encoding phosphate signaling complex protein PhoU gives MKAVHYGSNPQRPELARAIRRLERDVLRMGALVEQSFRLSHQALFARNLTAAEELPLLDKKIDRFYRQIESDCTAIMTLQAPTSQDLRCLSAFMQLVRDLERIGDYAEDLAEIAIKIFPYAPHTCLSEIEAMSLHAQAMLATSLKALGDFDEGGGRRLKHLDDTVDDAYDRVYQTLAQQRDVSGVVEPIVLLALAIRCLERMADHATNIGQRVAYIVTGQRS, from the coding sequence GTGAAAGCTGTCCATTATGGTTCCAATCCTCAAAGACCCGAACTAGCACGCGCCATTAGGCGCTTAGAACGGGACGTATTACGCATGGGTGCTTTGGTAGAACAATCATTTCGCCTCAGCCACCAAGCGTTATTTGCTCGTAACTTAACAGCAGCAGAGGAACTTCCTCTATTAGATAAAAAGATTGATCGCTTTTATCGGCAAATCGAATCAGACTGTACGGCGATTATGACGCTGCAAGCGCCTACATCCCAGGATTTGCGCTGCTTGAGTGCCTTTATGCAACTGGTGCGAGACTTAGAGCGCATTGGTGATTATGCTGAAGATTTAGCTGAGATTGCGATTAAAATTTTTCCTTATGCGCCTCATACGTGTTTATCTGAAATCGAAGCCATGTCCCTTCACGCGCAGGCGATGCTAGCAACTAGCTTGAAGGCTTTGGGAGATTTCGATGAAGGCGGTGGTCGCCGTTTAAAGCACCTAGATGACACTGTAGACGATGCTTACGATCGTGTTTATCAAACTTTAGCCCAACAACGGGATGTATCTGGTGTAGTCGAGCCAATTGTGCTGCTAGCACTGGCAATTCGTTGTCTAGAACGGATGGCAGATCATGCAACTAATATTGGTCAGAGGGTAGCATATATTGTCACTGGTCAACGCTCTTAA
- a CDS encoding glycosyltransferase: MKTNSSNSLLAVPTGPLKISELPPNNMGTSGIHLSLVIPTYKERDNIQNVVSILSQLLDESIPGNYELIVVDDDSPDRTWEIAQSLTTEYPQLRVMRREQERGLSSAVIRGWQAATGSVLGVIDGDLQHPPEVLMQLLRSVEQGADLAVASRHVEGGGVSSWSVVRRLLSRGAQLLGLVILPGVLGRVSDPMSGYFMVRRSAIANATLNPVGYKILLEVIGRGKVDEVAEVGYVFCERKEGESKVTWKQYIDYIHHLVRLRLTGGNKKQKLTQQTGFPIDRFIRFGLVGLSGVFVDMTILYLLSDPTTLAWPLTRSKIIAGEIAILNNFLWNDAWTFADVSARQQEWHQRLKRFLKFNAICLAGLVLNVLVLNLVFNFLIPNRYIANFIAIAVATIWNFWINLKLSWRVTEVK; encoded by the coding sequence ATGAAGACAAACTCATCCAACTCGCTGTTAGCAGTACCAACAGGCCCACTAAAGATTTCAGAGTTGCCTCCTAATAATATGGGTACAAGTGGTATCCATCTATCTCTAGTAATTCCTACTTATAAAGAGCGTGACAACATCCAAAATGTGGTCAGCATATTGAGTCAATTACTCGATGAATCAATTCCAGGAAACTATGAACTAATTGTGGTAGACGATGATAGCCCAGACCGAACTTGGGAAATAGCACAATCTCTGACAACAGAATACCCTCAGTTGCGGGTGATGCGACGAGAACAAGAACGGGGGCTATCTTCAGCAGTGATTCGTGGGTGGCAAGCAGCTACGGGAAGTGTGTTGGGGGTAATTGATGGAGATTTGCAGCATCCGCCAGAGGTACTAATGCAACTGTTGCGTAGTGTTGAGCAGGGAGCGGATTTGGCAGTAGCTAGTCGTCATGTTGAAGGAGGCGGTGTTAGTAGCTGGAGTGTTGTCAGACGTTTATTGTCTCGTGGCGCTCAATTATTAGGCTTGGTTATTTTACCGGGAGTACTGGGCAGAGTTTCCGACCCTATGAGTGGTTATTTTATGGTGCGTCGAAGTGCGATCGCTAATGCAACACTCAATCCAGTGGGATACAAAATTCTCTTAGAAGTAATCGGACGGGGAAAGGTAGATGAAGTTGCCGAAGTTGGATATGTATTTTGTGAACGCAAAGAGGGTGAAAGCAAAGTTACATGGAAACAATACATAGATTACATTCACCATTTAGTAAGGTTACGGCTAACCGGAGGTAATAAAAAACAAAAACTTACTCAACAAACGGGTTTCCCCATTGACCGATTTATCCGCTTTGGCTTAGTAGGACTGAGTGGGGTATTTGTGGATATGACAATTCTTTATTTACTCAGCGATCCCACTACCTTGGCTTGGCCCCTGACACGCAGCAAAATTATTGCTGGTGAAATTGCGATTTTAAATAATTTCTTGTGGAATGACGCTTGGACATTTGCTGATGTGAGCGCCAGACAGCAAGAATGGCATCAACGCCTGAAGCGGTTTTTGAAGTTCAACGCTATTTGCCTTGCTGGATTGGTATTGAATGTACTGGTATTAAATTTGGTATTCAATTTTCTTATTCCTAATCGTTACATTGCCAACTTTATTGCGATCGCAGTTGCTACTATCTGGAATTTCTGGATTAATTTGAAACTTAGCTGGCGTGTCACCGAAGTAAAATAA
- a CDS encoding Crp/Fnr family transcriptional regulator — translation MIYSTTPTSNSSAVSNSSALSGQLPQQIFTRREVIPLQNDVLWRIEYGAVRTLTWSEDGTFITLGYWGLGDLIGYPLSRVKPYQIECLTGVELSIVPPHLWHQDINALLSHIQQAEDLLSIVHRKPISLRLWQFLVWLSEKFGRDVDKGKLIDLNVTHQDIAEVLNTTRVTVTRLLQQLEEEGTVLRHKRRIILRLPNKLIKNYGSAVC, via the coding sequence ATGATATATTCCACAACTCCTACTTCAAACTCTTCTGCCGTGTCAAATAGCTCTGCTTTAAGCGGACAATTGCCCCAGCAGATATTTACCCGTAGGGAAGTAATTCCACTTCAAAATGACGTACTTTGGCGTATTGAATACGGTGCAGTTCGTACCTTAACGTGGAGTGAAGACGGAACATTCATCACTCTCGGTTATTGGGGCTTAGGGGATTTGATTGGCTATCCTTTATCTAGGGTCAAACCTTACCAAATTGAATGTCTCACAGGCGTGGAATTAAGTATTGTACCGCCTCATTTATGGCATCAAGATATTAATGCTTTGTTGTCTCATATTCAACAGGCAGAGGATCTACTAAGTATTGTGCATCGAAAACCAATTTCGTTACGCTTATGGCAATTTTTGGTGTGGTTAAGTGAAAAATTTGGACGTGATGTAGATAAGGGAAAACTAATTGATTTAAATGTTACCCATCAAGATATTGCTGAAGTATTGAATACCACGCGAGTAACAGTTACCCGCCTCTTACAGCAATTGGAAGAAGAAGGAACAGTTCTACGTCACAAACGCCGCATTATTTTGCGTTTACCAAATAAACTAATTAAAAATTATGGTTCAGCAGTATGTTAG
- a CDS encoding iron uptake porin: MTKRFWNLFKVSPVIVAATFFVANSALAAEVNEQVTNAAQLSEAQDSNDMSQVTSVSQFSDVQPTDWAFQALQSLVERYGCIAGYPNSTYRGNRALTRYEFAAGLNACLDRVNELIATATADLVSKQDLATLQRLQEEYSAELATLRGRVDGLEARTSELEANQFSTTTKLVGEAIFNVSDVFGGNRADTDANPNNNPDLNSNTVFSDRVRLNLYSSFTGKDQLQIRLNAGNIVSNVGSVAGGVASGTGTNMTRLGYDGDNNNSVVIDKINYAFNFTDAVRVKIDASGGELYENVNTFNPDFASSGRGALSRYGRFSPIYRQGQNGAGLTVTFNPNQAISLTGAYLAPSTGNGVFGANNPGLSNGLFDGDNTIFGQLTFKPTKAFNIGLTYARSYFAGNAANSLFQGTGSTFANNPFGAGARTESNNYGVEATFQLGSKLAISGWGGYTTADARSGVNVGRDADLWYWAGSLALKDFGGEGNVLGVIFGQPPKVTGGSIRTVNNLDTDTSYHLEGLYKFKVSDNIQVTPGLLVIFNPEHNDANDTIYVGTLRTTFTF, encoded by the coding sequence ATGACAAAACGATTCTGGAATCTTTTTAAGGTTAGTCCGGTTATTGTAGCTGCGACATTTTTTGTTGCTAATAGCGCTCTAGCTGCTGAAGTCAACGAACAAGTAACAAATGCTGCCCAGTTATCTGAAGCTCAAGACTCTAATGATATGAGTCAGGTAACATCAGTTTCGCAATTTTCAGATGTGCAACCCACAGATTGGGCATTCCAAGCTTTGCAATCTCTAGTTGAGCGCTACGGCTGTATTGCAGGTTATCCCAACAGTACCTATCGTGGGAATCGTGCTTTGACCCGTTATGAATTTGCCGCAGGTTTGAATGCCTGTTTAGATCGGGTTAACGAACTGATTGCTACAGCTACTGCTGATTTAGTCAGCAAACAAGATTTAGCTACTTTACAGCGCTTACAAGAAGAATATTCTGCTGAATTAGCAACTCTGCGTGGTCGTGTGGATGGACTAGAAGCCCGCACTTCTGAACTTGAAGCTAATCAGTTCTCTACTACCACCAAGTTGGTTGGGGAAGCCATTTTCAACGTGTCTGATGTTTTTGGTGGAAATAGGGCTGATACAGATGCCAACCCTAACAATAATCCAGACTTAAATAGCAACACTGTTTTCTCTGATCGCGTGCGTTTGAACTTGTACAGCAGTTTCACTGGTAAAGACCAGTTGCAAATCCGTTTAAATGCTGGCAATATCGTTTCCAACGTTGGTAGTGTTGCTGGCGGTGTGGCAAGCGGTACTGGTACTAACATGACCCGCTTGGGTTATGACGGTGATAACAATAACTCTGTTGTGATCGATAAAATCAACTATGCTTTCAACTTCACTGACGCAGTGCGTGTCAAAATTGATGCGAGTGGCGGTGAATTGTATGAAAACGTAAACACCTTTAACCCTGACTTTGCAAGCTCTGGTAGAGGTGCGCTTTCTCGATATGGACGTTTCAGCCCCATCTACCGTCAAGGTCAAAATGGTGCTGGCTTGACTGTTACTTTCAATCCTAACCAAGCTATCAGCTTGACTGGTGCTTATTTAGCACCCTCAACTGGTAATGGTGTCTTTGGTGCTAATAATCCCGGACTTAGTAACGGTCTGTTTGATGGCGATAACACTATCTTCGGTCAATTAACTTTCAAACCCACCAAAGCCTTTAATATTGGTTTGACCTACGCCCGTAGTTACTTCGCTGGTAATGCTGCCAACAGCCTCTTCCAAGGTACAGGTAGCACCTTTGCCAATAACCCCTTTGGGGCTGGTGCTCGTACTGAATCTAACAACTATGGTGTAGAAGCGACATTCCAACTTGGCTCTAAATTGGCTATTAGTGGTTGGGGAGGTTATACAACTGCTGATGCTAGGAGTGGTGTTAACGTTGGTAGAGATGCAGACCTTTGGTACTGGGCTGGCTCGCTTGCTTTAAAAGACTTCGGTGGAGAAGGCAACGTTTTAGGTGTTATCTTTGGTCAACCACCCAAAGTTACTGGTGGCAGCATCAGAACAGTTAATAACTTAGACACCGATACCTCTTATCACTTAGAGGGCCTTTACAAGTTCAAGGTTTCAGATAATATTCAGGTCACGCCTGGATTGTTGGTAATCTTCAATCCTGAACACAACGACGCTAACGATACCATCTATGTAGGTACTCTGCGTACTACCTTCACCTTCTAA
- a CDS encoding DUF3318 domain-containing protein: MEPNVEIRRLLDVMPASGRMTTKIVSKPEQAKVIDASFPQPWNQTRPIYINFDLWRCLAKPQRDLLLLQMVSWLTGVKWFRPNIYQGVVLVGMLGGLLEASQSDVVGVAIAGGLSAIAAFRIWRTNKSQESELNADAAAIRIAQRRGYSEAEAAQHLLSAIEAVAKIERRSGLNFTELIRCQNLRAIAGLSPVGMPESYDK, translated from the coding sequence ATGGAGCCAAATGTTGAAATTCGCCGTTTATTAGATGTAATGCCTGCTTCTGGCCGGATGACGACAAAAATCGTTAGTAAGCCGGAACAGGCAAAAGTGATTGATGCGTCCTTTCCCCAACCCTGGAATCAGACGCGACCAATATATATTAATTTCGATTTATGGCGTTGCCTAGCAAAGCCACAACGAGATTTACTGCTGTTGCAGATGGTTAGCTGGTTGACGGGGGTAAAGTGGTTTAGACCCAACATTTATCAAGGTGTCGTGCTGGTGGGGATGTTAGGCGGCTTATTAGAAGCATCACAGTCAGATGTGGTGGGTGTAGCCATAGCTGGGGGATTAAGTGCGATCGCTGCTTTTCGGATCTGGCGTACTAATAAATCTCAAGAGTCAGAGTTAAATGCCGATGCAGCAGCAATTCGCATCGCACAACGGCGCGGTTATTCAGAAGCTGAAGCAGCGCAACACCTGTTATCTGCAATTGAAGCGGTAGCAAAAATTGAAAGGCGTTCTGGTTTAAATTTTACTGAGTTGATTCGTTGCCAAAATCTCAGAGCGATCGCAGGTTTATCACCAGTGGGTATGCCAGAAAGTTATGATAAGTAG
- the crtH gene encoding carotenoid isomerase → MTNDAIVIGSGIGGLVTATQLAAKGAKVLVLERYLIPGGSAGYFERQGYRFDVGASMIFGLGKNGTTNLLTRALAAVNISQDAIADPVQIHYHLPQGLDLKVDRVYEKFLQNLIAYFPHEEKGIRRFYDECQKVFKCLNSMDLLSLEEPRYLLRAFFQHPLACLGLVKYLPQNAGDFARRYIKDPELLKFIDMECYCWSVVPSDMTPMINAGMVFSDRHYGGVNYPKGGVGQIAQKLVEGLEKAGGKIQYQARVTKILTEKGKAVGVQLANGKVYRGKRIVSNATRWDTFEQLLPAEEMPLNEKKWQQNYQKSPSFFSLHIGVKESVLPAGTECHHILLEGWEKMTAVEGTIFVSIPTLLDPDLAPSGYHIIHAFTPHWIDDWQELSPSKYEAKKEEAAGRIIDRLEKIFPGLDAGLDYLEVGTPRTHRRFLGRQDGTYGPIPRRKLRGLLKMPFNRTAIPGLYCVGDSTFPGQGLNAVAFSGFACAHRIAVDLGF, encoded by the coding sequence ATGACAAATGACGCAATCGTGATTGGGTCTGGTATTGGCGGATTAGTAACAGCGACCCAACTAGCGGCTAAGGGGGCGAAAGTGCTGGTGCTGGAACGTTATTTGATTCCAGGTGGTAGCGCAGGTTATTTTGAACGCCAAGGCTATCGATTTGATGTTGGCGCATCAATGATTTTTGGGCTAGGAAAAAACGGCACCACAAACTTACTCACCCGCGCTTTGGCAGCTGTGAATATTAGTCAAGATGCGATCGCAGATCCGGTACAGATTCACTATCACTTACCCCAAGGCTTAGACCTAAAGGTTGACCGGGTTTATGAAAAATTCTTGCAAAATCTTATTGCTTATTTTCCCCATGAAGAAAAAGGGATTCGTCGCTTTTATGACGAATGTCAAAAAGTATTCAAGTGTCTCAACAGTATGGATTTACTGTCGTTGGAAGAACCCCGGTATTTACTGCGGGCATTTTTCCAGCATCCTTTGGCGTGTCTCGGTTTAGTTAAGTATCTGCCCCAAAATGCTGGGGATTTTGCCAGACGCTACATCAAAGATCCCGAACTATTAAAATTTATCGATATGGAATGTTATTGCTGGTCGGTGGTTCCGTCAGACATGACACCCATGATTAATGCTGGGATGGTCTTTTCTGACAGGCATTATGGCGGAGTTAACTATCCCAAAGGTGGAGTCGGACAAATTGCTCAAAAACTGGTGGAAGGTCTAGAGAAAGCTGGGGGTAAGATTCAGTACCAAGCTAGAGTCACGAAAATCCTCACAGAAAAGGGAAAAGCGGTAGGTGTGCAACTAGCGAATGGTAAAGTATATCGGGGTAAACGCATAGTTTCTAACGCCACACGCTGGGATACGTTTGAGCAACTACTACCAGCAGAAGAAATGCCACTTAATGAGAAAAAGTGGCAACAAAATTATCAAAAATCTCCCAGCTTCTTCAGTTTACATATAGGGGTAAAAGAGTCAGTTTTACCTGCGGGGACAGAGTGCCACCATATTTTGCTGGAAGGTTGGGAAAAGATGACAGCAGTGGAAGGGACAATTTTTGTTTCGATTCCCACATTGCTTGACCCAGATTTAGCGCCAAGTGGATATCACATCATTCATGCCTTCACGCCTCACTGGATTGATGATTGGCAAGAACTTTCTCCAAGCAAGTACGAAGCGAAGAAAGAAGAGGCGGCTGGGCGAATTATTGATCGTCTAGAGAAGATTTTTCCTGGCTTAGATGCTGGATTGGATTATCTAGAGGTAGGCACACCCCGCACCCATCGCCGCTTTTTGGGTCGTCAGGATGGCACTTATGGGCCAATTCCCAGACGGAAGTTGCGGGGGTTATTGAAGATGCCCTTTAATCGCACAGCCATTCCAGGACTTTATTGTGTCGGGGATAGTACCTTTCCTGGTCAGGGATTAAATGCAGTAGCTTTTTCTGGGTTTGCTTGCGCTCACCGGATTGCTGTAGATTTAGGATTTTAA
- the upp gene encoding uracil phosphoribosyltransferase — MTLQLRVYVPPHPLIKHWLAVARDAGTPSVLFRSAMTELGRWLTYEAARDWLPTQETAVQTPLDTCPATVIDPQIPVAVVPILRAGLGLLEGAQTLLPLASVYHLGLARDEETLQPHCYLNKLPEKFDPQTRVLITDPMLATGGSIMATMAELTQRGADPSLTRIVCVVAAPPALQKLSEAYSGLIVYTATIDEKLDSKGFIVPGLGDAGDRTFGT; from the coding sequence ATGACGCTACAATTGCGCGTTTATGTTCCACCCCATCCCCTGATCAAACACTGGCTGGCAGTCGCCCGTGATGCAGGCACGCCTTCAGTATTATTTCGCAGCGCCATGACTGAGTTGGGAAGATGGCTGACTTATGAAGCTGCGCGAGACTGGTTGCCGACCCAAGAAACAGCAGTACAGACTCCTTTGGATACCTGTCCAGCAACTGTGATCGATCCGCAAATACCAGTAGCAGTAGTACCGATTCTGCGAGCTGGACTAGGATTACTCGAAGGAGCGCAGACTTTATTACCTCTAGCATCGGTTTACCATCTTGGCTTGGCGCGAGATGAAGAAACACTGCAACCTCATTGTTATCTGAACAAGTTGCCAGAAAAATTTGACCCCCAAACACGAGTGTTAATTACCGATCCGATGTTGGCAACTGGAGGGTCGATTATGGCTACAATGGCAGAATTAACACAACGGGGTGCCGATCCTTCCCTAACCCGGATTGTTTGCGTAGTGGCGGCTCCACCAGCTTTGCAAAAACTGAGTGAAGCTTATTCAGGTTTAATAGTTTACACCGCTACTATTGACGAAAAACTGGACAGTAAGGGGTTTATTGTACCGGGATTAGGAGATGCAGGCGATCGCACATTTGGGACTTAA
- a CDS encoding YggT family protein codes for MSLLITTLVTFVTFYSYLLIIRVLLTWFPTINWYNQPFAALAQISDPYLNLFRSIIPPLGGMDFSPILAFLALNLAGDLLRTLARLPFAQGF; via the coding sequence ATGAGTTTACTGATTACAACACTAGTTACCTTTGTCACCTTTTATAGCTATTTGCTAATTATCCGGGTTTTGTTGACCTGGTTCCCGACAATCAACTGGTATAACCAGCCATTTGCCGCTTTAGCACAAATCAGCGATCCTTATTTGAATCTATTCCGCTCAATTATTCCCCCATTGGGCGGTATGGATTTTTCTCCGATCTTAGCTTTCTTAGCACTCAACTTAGCTGGCGATCTTCTGAGAACCTTAGCTCGTTTGCCATTCGCGCAAGGATTTTGA
- a CDS encoding ABC transporter permease — protein MNFLESVQMAGKTLLSNKLRSALTMLGIVIGNASVIAMIGIGEGGQKYVNKQLESLGPNVLFILPGNQETQRISFEVPKTLVLQDADAIASQVPTVVGVAPELNRRQVVTYSNRNTDVNIIGTTPSFLSVRDFETAKGRFFNEVDIKRNNQVVVLGGDLAEKLFGNSNAIGQQLRIGNTSFQVIGTLIAKGSSVGADYDDAALIPITTSANRLVGKNSPYGIALDYLVAAARNSESVDAAEFQIANLLRLRHKINGEDDFTIRSQKDALQTVGQITGALTIMLAAIAGISLFVGGIGIMNIMLVSVTERTQEIGLRKAIGATEQDILLQFIIEAVIVSAAGGLVGTAVGISGILLVGALTPLEASLSPVAITMAVGVSGGIGLFFGVVPARRAAKLDPIVALRSA, from the coding sequence ATGAATTTTTTAGAAAGTGTCCAAATGGCGGGTAAAACCCTGCTGTCAAATAAGCTGCGTAGTGCCCTGACGATGTTGGGTATAGTTATTGGTAACGCCTCAGTAATTGCCATGATTGGCATTGGTGAAGGTGGGCAAAAGTACGTGAATAAACAGCTAGAGTCATTGGGGCCAAATGTGCTGTTTATACTGCCTGGTAATCAAGAAACTCAGCGTATCTCCTTTGAAGTGCCAAAAACTCTGGTGTTACAAGATGCCGATGCGATCGCCTCTCAAGTACCAACAGTAGTAGGAGTTGCACCAGAGTTAAACAGGAGACAGGTAGTTACATATAGCAACCGAAACACTGATGTCAACATCATTGGTACAACTCCCAGCTTCTTATCAGTGCGGGATTTTGAAACTGCTAAAGGCAGATTTTTTAATGAGGTAGACATTAAGCGAAATAACCAAGTCGTTGTCTTAGGTGGAGACTTGGCAGAAAAACTATTCGGTAATAGTAACGCTATTGGTCAGCAATTGCGAATTGGAAATACTAGCTTTCAAGTGATTGGGACATTAATAGCCAAAGGTTCCAGCGTGGGAGCAGATTATGATGATGCTGCCCTAATACCAATCACAACCTCAGCCAACCGACTTGTAGGAAAAAATTCTCCTTATGGTATTGCTTTAGATTATCTCGTTGCTGCCGCTCGTAATTCAGAAAGCGTGGATGCAGCAGAATTTCAAATTGCTAATTTGCTGCGTCTGCGGCACAAAATTAATGGTGAAGATGACTTTACTATCCGCTCTCAAAAGGATGCTTTGCAAACTGTCGGTCAAATCACTGGTGCATTGACAATTATGTTAGCAGCGATCGCTGGCATATCTTTGTTTGTCGGCGGCATTGGCATTATGAATATTATGCTTGTCTCCGTCACCGAACGCACTCAAGAAATCGGATTGAGAAAAGCGATCGGGGCAACCGAGCAAGATATTTTACTACAGTTCATCATTGAGGCAGTAATAGTTTCCGCAGCTGGTGGTTTAGTTGGGACTGCGGTTGGTATCAGTGGCATTCTATTAGTGGGGGCTTTGACTCCCTTAGAAGCAAGTCTTTCTCCTGTAGCAATTACTATGGCAGTAGGTGTCTCTGGTGGTATAGGTTTATTTTTTGGTGTTGTTCCTGCACGTCGCGCTGCTAAACTCGACCCGATTGTGGCTTTGAGAAGTGCTTAG